In Prevotella sp. oral taxon 475, one DNA window encodes the following:
- a CDS encoding YqaA family protein: MDAIIALLIQYGYGGMFLSAVLAGSVIPFSSEAVMLGLQAAGLSPWPLILYGTVGNVMGGMINYGVGRLGRTDWIERYLHVKPEKLHRAERFMAGRGAWMGFFAFLPILGSAITVVLGLMRANVGITLVSMTFGKFIRFALLVFGASLFF; encoded by the coding sequence ATGGATGCAATCATAGCCCTACTCATTCAATACGGATATGGAGGAATGTTTCTTTCGGCCGTACTTGCCGGCAGCGTCATTCCCTTCAGTAGCGAAGCCGTAATGCTAGGCTTGCAGGCTGCTGGACTCTCGCCATGGCCGCTCATCCTCTATGGAACAGTAGGTAATGTCATGGGCGGAATGATTAATTACGGCGTAGGTCGATTGGGCCGAACCGACTGGATAGAACGCTATCTCCACGTTAAACCCGAGAAACTACATCGTGCCGAACGATTCATGGCCGGTCGTGGAGCCTGGATGGGTTTCTTTGCCTTCCTGCCTATTCTCGGCAGTGCCATCACAGTAGTATTGGGACTGATGCGTGCCAACGTCGGTATTACCCTCGTGAGTATGACCTTCGGTAAATTCATCCGTTTTGCTTTGTTGGTATTCGGAGCCAGTTTATTTTTTTAG
- a CDS encoding metal ABC transporter solute-binding protein, Zn/Mn family, whose amino-acid sequence MKKNNISLLFVLVVMLFSACTPQKKGLNRTLTVTIEPLRYFTEAIAGNRFRVQTMVPKGGNPETYEPTVQQMMQLSHSDLYIKVGSIGFEQTWMKKLEANAPHTIIVDSSEGIIPQESAHGIVDPHTWMSCQNALLMAQNIYKALVRIDKEDSLYFKTNLEQLTAQIRATNTRICESLTKDKCRSFLIYHPVLTYYAREYRLQQLYIEDEGREPSAAQLGKIIATAKSQGVRVLFVQREFANRNATIVARSVGAEIVDFNPLGYNWPEEMIKVAKSLK is encoded by the coding sequence ATGAAGAAAAACAATATATCTCTCCTGTTCGTTCTTGTAGTGATGTTGTTCAGTGCCTGTACCCCACAAAAGAAAGGATTGAATCGCACGCTCACCGTCACCATCGAGCCTCTGCGCTACTTCACCGAAGCGATTGCCGGCAATCGCTTCCGGGTTCAAACGATGGTTCCCAAGGGAGGTAATCCCGAGACCTACGAACCCACCGTGCAGCAGATGATGCAACTCTCACACAGCGACCTCTACATCAAGGTAGGCAGTATCGGATTCGAACAGACCTGGATGAAAAAGCTTGAAGCGAACGCACCGCACACCATCATCGTCGACTCTTCCGAGGGTATCATCCCACAGGAGAGTGCTCACGGCATCGTTGATCCACACACCTGGATGAGTTGTCAGAACGCTCTACTCATGGCACAGAACATCTACAAAGCTCTTGTCCGAATCGACAAGGAAGACAGCCTCTATTTCAAGACCAACTTAGAGCAACTCACAGCCCAAATCAGAGCCACCAACACGCGTATCTGCGAGAGTTTGACGAAAGACAAGTGCCGGTCCTTTCTCATCTATCATCCCGTACTCACCTATTACGCCCGCGAGTATCGTCTACAACAACTGTACATTGAAGACGAGGGGCGCGAACCCTCGGCCGCACAACTCGGCAAGATCATCGCCACGGCCAAGTCCCAAGGCGTAAGGGTATTGTTCGTGCAGCGCGAGTTTGCCAATCGAAACGCCACCATTGTGGCCCGGAGCGTGGGGGCAGAGATAGTAGACTTTAATCCGTTGGGCTACAACTGGCCGGAGGAGATGATCAAAGTAGCCAAATCATTGAAGTAA
- a CDS encoding metal ABC transporter ATP-binding protein → MVLHQHTDTHKYSDSHPPTDAGEHGNTYEQRTFHRQPTTDRQPIIRLNDITAGYEDKVALENVSLEIFDHDFLGVIGPNGGGKTTLMRIILGMLKPFSGQVSYYRNGRSVPELTIGYLPQYNDIDRQFPISVSEVVLSGLSRQTPLFAPFTKEHHQRVNETLRRIDMEDFAHRPIGSLSGGQLQRVLLARAIVSRPEVVVLDEPNTYIDKRFQEQMYQMLDTINHDCAIIIVSHDVGTILQNVKEVACVNRTLHYHNSTEIPNSELREHFGCPIELLGHGDMPHRVLKSHDD, encoded by the coding sequence ATGGTTCTTCACCAACATACAGACACCCACAAGTATTCAGATTCTCATCCGCCTACAGATGCTGGCGAACATGGGAATACTTACGAACAAAGAACTTTCCACAGGCAGCCGACGACCGATCGTCAACCCATCATCCGCCTCAACGACATCACCGCAGGCTATGAAGACAAGGTAGCACTGGAGAATGTGTCGCTGGAGATTTTCGACCACGACTTTCTCGGCGTCATCGGTCCCAACGGCGGTGGTAAGACCACTCTCATGCGCATCATCCTCGGTATGCTCAAGCCCTTCTCGGGTCAGGTGTCTTACTATCGCAACGGTAGATCCGTACCCGAACTAACCATCGGTTACCTACCCCAGTATAACGACATCGATCGGCAATTCCCCATCTCCGTCTCCGAGGTCGTACTCTCGGGCTTGAGTCGTCAAACACCCCTCTTCGCACCTTTCACCAAAGAGCATCATCAAAGGGTGAACGAAACGCTTCGTCGCATCGACATGGAAGATTTCGCTCATCGCCCCATCGGATCGCTCAGCGGCGGACAACTGCAACGCGTACTCCTGGCCCGGGCCATCGTTTCGCGCCCCGAGGTAGTGGTACTTGATGAGCCCAACACCTACATCGACAAGCGTTTTCAAGAGCAGATGTACCAAATGCTTGACACCATCAATCACGACTGTGCCATCATCATCGTGAGTCACGACGTAGGTACCATCCTGCAAAACGTGAAAGAGGTGGCCTGCGTAAATCGCACGCTGCATTACCACAACAGCACAGAGATTCCGAATAGCGAACTGCGTGAGCATTTCGGTTGTCCCATCGAACTGCTCGGGCATGGCGACATGCCACACCGGGTTCTCAAAAGCCACGACGACTGA